In the Dyella humicola genome, GGCGCTGGCCGCCGCACTGAAGCAACAGGTTCACGGCGGCGTCACCTGCCTGGTCAAGGGCTCGCGCTCGGCCGGGATGGATCAGGTGGTCGCCGCGCTTCGCAACGACAAGGGAAAAGGGGAGGGCGCATCCGATGCTGCTTGAACTCGCAGACTGGATGGCACGGCACTTCACGGCCCTGCACCTGTTTCAGTACATCACGTTCCGCACGATCATGGCCGCGCTCACCGCGCTGTCGATGTCGCTGCTGTTTGGCCCGTTCCTGATCCGCAAGCTGGCCGAACTCAAGGCCGGCCAGGTGGTGCGCAAGGATGGCCCGCAGACACATCTGTCCAAGGCCGGCACGCCGACCATGGGTGGCGTGATGATCCTGCTGGCGGTGAGCATTTCCACCTTGTTGTGGACCGACCTGCACAATCGCTACGTGTGGCTGGTGCTGGCGGTACTGCTCAGCTTCGGCGTGATCGGTTTCTACGACGACTACAAGAAGCTGGTGCTGAAGGACAGTCGCGGGCTGGCGTCGCGCTGGAAGTATTTCTGGCAGTCCGTGTTCGGCCTCGCCGCTGCGGTGTTCCTTTATCACACGGCACCGCAGGCGACCGGCGTGCTGCCGGTGGCGGAGACGGCGTTGTACGTGCCGCTGTTCAAACAGGTGGCACTGCCGCTGGGCGTGATGTTCGTGGTCGTTGCCTATTTCATGATCGTGGGCTTTTCCAACGCGGTGAATCTCACCGATGGCCTGGATGGCCTCGCCATCATGCCGACGGTACTGGTTTCGGGCGCGCTCGGCATCTTTGCCTACCTGGCCGGCAACAAGGTGTTCTCCGAGTACCTCGGTATACCTTCGATTCCCGGTGCGGGCGAACTCGCGATCGTCTGTGGCGCACTGTCCGGCGCTGGCCTGGGTTTCCTGTGGTTCAACACCTATCCGGCCCAGGTCTTCATGGGTGACGTGGGCGCACTCGCGATCGGCGCGGCACTCGCCGCCATCGCGGTGATCGTGCGCCAGGAGATCGTGTTGCTGATCATGGGCGGCGTGTTCGTGATGGAAACCGCCTCGGTGATGATCCAGGTGGCGAGCTTCAAGATGACCGGCAAGCGGGTATTCCGCATGGCGCCGATCCATCACCACTTCGAGCTGAAAGGCTGGCCCGAGCCGCGCGTCATCGTGCGCTTCTGGATCATCAGCGTCGTGCTGGTGCTCATCGGTCTCGCCACGTTGAAGGTGCGCTGACCATGCTCTTCGACACCACCCAGGCCAAACGACGACAGGGACCCCGCGGCAGCTTCGATATGCCGCTGGTGATCGCGCTCGTCGGTCTGGCCTGCATTGGCGTGGTGATGGTGACCTCCAGCTCGATCGCGGTGGCCGATAGCCAGCACATCGGTGCCTTCTATTTCTTGAAGAAGCACCTGTTGTTCCTGGGTCTGGGCATGGTCTTTGCCGTGATGGCCATGCGCACTGAGCTGAAGCTGTTGGAAAAAAATGCCTATCTGTTGCTGGGCGCTGCCGTCGTCCTGCTCTTGCTGGTCTTCGTGCCCGGCATCGGTGCACGCATCAACGGCGCACGTCGATGGCTGCATCTCGTCGTCACCACCTTCCAGCCGGTGGAAGCGGTCAAGTTGATCCTGGTGGTGTATACGGCCAGCTATCTTGTGCGTCATCGCGAAAGCGTCGAGACCTCGTTCTGGGGCTTGTTCAAGCCGATCGTGGTCGCGGGGATGTTCGTGGTGCTGCTGTTGCTGCAGCCGGACTTTGGTTCGGCGACGCTGATGATCGCGGTGACCATCGGCATGATCTGGCTCGGTGGCGCCAAGCCGGTGTATCTCGGCGGCATGGGCCTGCCGGTGGTGGCGTTGCTGTGGTTCGTGGCGAAGTTCGAGCCCTACCGCATGCGCCGCCTGACTTCGTTCATCGATCCGTGGGCAGACCCGTTCAACGACGGCTTCCAGCTTACCCAGTCGCTGATGGCGATTGGCCGTGGCGAATGGACCGGCGTGGGCCTGGGTTCGAGCGTGCTCAAGCTGTCTTATCTGCCCGAAGCGCATACCGACTTCATCTTCGCGGTGATCTCCGAGGAGCTAGGCCTCGCCGGCATCCTGCTGGTGATGGGTCTGTTCGCGCTGGCGGTGGGCCGAGGTCTTTACATGGGCCTCAAGGGCATGGAAATGGGCCAGCGCTTCTCCGGCTACGTCGCCTTCGGCATCTCGTTGATGCTGGGTGCGCAGACCATGGTGTCGATTGGCGTGAATCTCGGTGCGTTGCCGACCAAGGGTCTGACCTTGCCGCTGATCAGCTACGGCGGCTCGTCCATCGTGCTGACCTGCGCCATGGCCGGCGTACTGCTGCGGACCACCTACGAGATCAATCGCGCCATCGACGCGCGCCAGATGGCGGCGCGTTTGCCTGCCAACGCCGTCCCCGACGCGAACACCGCCGTGGCCACCACGCCCGCGCGCGAAGCGGTGACCGCATGAGCGCGCAAGCTCCCGTGCTGATCATGGCCGGCGGCACCGGCGGACATATTTTCCCCGGCCTGGCCGTGGCCGAGGCGCTACAGGCACAGGGCGTGCCGGTGGTGTGGCTGGGTGCGGAAGGCGGCATGGAAACGAAAGTCGTGCCGGTCCACGGCATCGAGCTGATCACCGTGCCGGTGGGCGGACTGCGCGGGAAGGGCATCAAGACCCGGCTGCTGGCGCCGCTGATGCTCGCGCGTGCGCTGCTGGCATCGCTTAGCGTGCTGCGCCGGGTCAAGCCGCGCAGCGTGTTGTCGATGGGAGGCTATGTCGCCGGTCCGGGCGGCGTTGCCGCGCGGCTTACCCGTCGTCCACTGCTGGTGCATGAGCAGAATCGCGTGGCCGGTTTCACCAATCGCAAGCTCGCAGGATTTGCGCAGCGCGTGCTGGCCGGCTTCAGCGATGCCTTGCCTGGCGCCGAGTGGGTGGGCAACCCGGTGCGCGGCGCGATCGCGGGATTGCCGGCGCCGCGTGAGCGGATGGCTGCTCGTCGTAGCCGTCCACGCCTGCTGGTATTGGGTGGCAGCCTGGGCGCGCGCGCATTGAATCTGGCGCTGCCGCAGGCGCTATCCCTGTTGGCGCCGGGGCAACGGCCCGAGGTGCTGCACCAATGCGGCAACCGTGGTATCGACGAAGCGCGGGCCGCCTATGCCAAGGCCGGCGTGGACGCGCAAATCGTGCCGTTCATTGAAGACATGGCCGGTACCTATGCCTGGGCCGATCTTGCCGTATGCCGGGCGGGCGCACTGACACTGGCTGAGCTGACGGCAGCAGGGCTTGGCGCGGTGCTGGTGCCTTTCCCTTATGCGGTGGACGACCACCAAACCCGCAACGCCGAGGCGCTGGTCGCCGCGGGTGCGGCCGAATTGATGCAGGAGCGAGATCTGGACGTACAGCAATTGGCGCAACGCCTCGAGGCGTTGCTGGGAAATCGTGATCAGCTGGTGGCGATGGCCGAGGCGGCGCGCACGCTCGCGAAGCCCGATGCCGCAGCCGTGATCGCCCGTGCCTGCATGGAGGTGCGCGCATGACGCCGCGTCGCCTGCTCGCCCACGAAGACCTGATGACCACCTTCCGCCGCGTGCATTTCATCGGCATCGGTGGTGTCGGCATGAGCGGCATCGCTGAAGTGCTGCACAACCTCGGCTATGCCGTGTCCGGCTCGGATCGAGCCAACTCGCCGACGGCGCAGCGACTGGCGCAGCTGGGCATCGTGGTGCACGTTGGCCATGCCGCTGAAAACATCGGTGACTCCGATGTCGTGGTCACTTCGAGCGCGATCAACGCCGACAACCCCGAGCTGATCGCCGCGCGCGCGGCGCGTATTCCGGTGGTGCCGCGCGCCGAGATGCTGGGCGAGTTGATGCGCTTCCGCCGCGGCATCGCCATTGCCGGCACGCATGGCAAGACCACCACCACCAGCCTGGCGGCAAGCGTGCTGGCCGAGGCGAATTACGATCCGACCTTCGTGATCGGCGGCCAGCTCAACGCCGCTGGCGCCAACGCGCGGCTGGGCACCGGTCAGTACATCGTGGCCGAGGCGGACGAGTCCGATGGCTCGTTCCTGATGCTGTCGCCGGTGATCGCCGCCGTCACCAATATCGACGCGGATCACCTGGAGAACTACAACGGCGACTTCGCGCTGGTGAAGAAAGCCTTCAGCGATTTCCTGCATCGCCTGCCGTTCTACGGCCTGGCTGTGCTGTGCGTCGACGATCCGGAAGTGGCCGAGCTGGCCAAGTCCACGACCCGCCGCGTCCTGAGCTACGGCATCGACACGCCGGATGCTGACGTGCGCGCCAGCAATCTGTCGCAGCACGGTTTCGAAATGCATTTCGACCTGTGGCTGCCGGGTCGCAATGAAGCGCTGCATATCAAGCTCAATCTACCGGGCCGCCACAACGTGCTCAACGCGTTGGCTGCCGCCACCATTGGCTGGCAGCTGGGCGTGGAAGCCAAGGCGATCGCCCATGCGCTGGAGCACTTCCAGGGCGTGGGGCGTCGCTTCCATCGCCGTGGCGAAATCGCGCTCGACCATGGCAAGGTCTTACTCGTCGACGACTATGGCCATCATCCGCGCGAGCTTGCCGCCGTGTTCGAGGCGGCGCGCGGGGGCTGGCCGGATCGGCGCCTGGTGGTTGGCTTTCAACCGCATCGCTATAGCCGCACGCGCGATCTGCTGGACGACTTCGCCAACGTGCTGGCCGAGGCCGACGTACTGGTGCTGACCGATGTCTATCCCGCCGGCGAAGCGCCGATTGCCGGTGCGGACGGCCGTGCGTTGGCGCGCGCCGTGCGTGCGCGCGGCAAGGTCGACCCGGTGCTGATCGACCATCCGCGCGAACTGAAGACCACGCTGCCCGCGCTGCTGCGCGACGGCGATCTGTTGCTGCTGCTCGGCGCTGGCGATATCGGTGCGGCAGCCGTGGAGCTGGCGCAGGCCGGTCAATTGAAGACGAGCAAACCATGAGCAAGACGATTACCGATCCCGCACAGTTTGGCCGCGTCGCCGTGGTGATGGGCGGCAGTTCGGCCGAGCGCGAAGTGTCGCTCGACTCGGGCCGCAATGTGCTCGCCGCGCTGCAGGCGCGTGGCGTTGATGCGCACGCCATCGACGGTATTCCGGCCCTGCTCGATGCCGTGCGCGCAGGCCACTTCGCGCGCGTGTTCAACATCCTGCACGGCGGTGGCGGCGAGAACGGTGAATTGCAGGGCGCGCTGCAGTCGCTGCGCGTCCCGTTCACCGGCTCGGGCGTGCTCGGCTCGGCGCTGTCGCTCGACAAGATCCGCGCCAAGCTGGTTTGGCAGGCGCTGGGTTTGCCGACGCCGCGCTTCAAGGCGCTGCCGCGCGGCGCCGACGTGCATGCCGCGGCGCGCGAGATCGGCTTCCCGCTGATCGTAAAGCCCGCCTGGGAAGGTTCCAGCGTCGGCGTGACGCGCGTATTCGACGAGAAGGATCTCGACGCCGCGGTGGAACTTGCGCACAAGTACCCCGGCGATCTGCTGATGGAAACCTTGATCGAGGGCGGCGAATACACCGTCGGCATTCTCGATCGCCAGGTGCTGGCCACCATCAATATCGTGCCCAAGGGCGAGTACTACGACTACAACGCCAAGTACATCGCCGAGGACACCCAGTACATCTGTCCGGGCCTGCAAGGCGATGGCGAGCGCGAGATGCAGGCGTTGTCGCTGCAGGCATTCGACGCACTGGCCTGTTCGGGCTGGGGCCGCGTCGACGTGATGCGCGACAAGCAGGGCCGCAACTGGCTGCTGGAAGTGAATACCGCGCCGGGCATGACCTCGCATTCGCTGGTGCCCAAGGCCGCCGCCGTGGCCGGCATCGACTATCAGACCTTGTGCTGGCGCGTGCTGGAAACGAGCTTCCGGGAGGGCGTGTGAGGGGAACCATCCGCCTCGTTGCCTGGTGTCTGGCCATTGCGCTCGTGGCGCTGCCGATCGTCGGCGTGCTGCGCGGATGGTTTGCGGCCAATCGTTGGCCGGTGACCCAGTTGACGGTGCAGGCCGAGTTCAAGCACGTGACCCAGGACGAGTTGCGTCAGGCCGTCATGCCGCGCCTTGGCAAGGGTTTCTTCGCACTTGACCTGGATGGCGTGCAGAAGGCGGTGGCGGCGTTGCCGTGGGTGGAGTCGGTGGAGGCGCGCAAACGCTGGCCCGACACCTTGATCCTGCGTATCTACGAGCGCCAGCCGTTTGCACGCTGGAACGAGAAGCAGCTGATCAGCCGTCAGGGCCTGGTGTTCGACGTGCCCGACGTGACCGCTAACACCGACCTGCCGGATCTACGTGGTCCCGACGCGCGTCTGGCCGAAGTGGTGAGCTTCTATGCGGAAACGCAGAAGGCGTTCACCAATACGCATTTGAAAATCACCGGCGTCGCGCTCACCGAGCGTGGCAGCTGGAGCCTCACCACGAGTAACGGCGCGCAGATCGTCCTGGGCGATCGCGACCAGGCCGGTCGCCGCCTGCGCCGTTTCCTCGATGTCTATCCGCAGCTGATGGCGGGCCATACTGATGGTTTCGCCTATGCCGATCTTCGTTACACCAATGGATTTGCAGTTCGA is a window encoding:
- the mraY gene encoding phospho-N-acetylmuramoyl-pentapeptide-transferase, with the protein product MLLELADWMARHFTALHLFQYITFRTIMAALTALSMSLLFGPFLIRKLAELKAGQVVRKDGPQTHLSKAGTPTMGGVMILLAVSISTLLWTDLHNRYVWLVLAVLLSFGVIGFYDDYKKLVLKDSRGLASRWKYFWQSVFGLAAAVFLYHTAPQATGVLPVAETALYVPLFKQVALPLGVMFVVVAYFMIVGFSNAVNLTDGLDGLAIMPTVLVSGALGIFAYLAGNKVFSEYLGIPSIPGAGELAIVCGALSGAGLGFLWFNTYPAQVFMGDVGALAIGAALAAIAVIVRQEIVLLIMGGVFVMETASVMIQVASFKMTGKRVFRMAPIHHHFELKGWPEPRVIVRFWIISVVLVLIGLATLKVR
- the ftsW gene encoding putative lipid II flippase FtsW — protein: MLFDTTQAKRRQGPRGSFDMPLVIALVGLACIGVVMVTSSSIAVADSQHIGAFYFLKKHLLFLGLGMVFAVMAMRTELKLLEKNAYLLLGAAVVLLLLVFVPGIGARINGARRWLHLVVTTFQPVEAVKLILVVYTASYLVRHRESVETSFWGLFKPIVVAGMFVVLLLLQPDFGSATLMIAVTIGMIWLGGAKPVYLGGMGLPVVALLWFVAKFEPYRMRRLTSFIDPWADPFNDGFQLTQSLMAIGRGEWTGVGLGSSVLKLSYLPEAHTDFIFAVISEELGLAGILLVMGLFALAVGRGLYMGLKGMEMGQRFSGYVAFGISLMLGAQTMVSIGVNLGALPTKGLTLPLISYGGSSIVLTCAMAGVLLRTTYEINRAIDARQMAARLPANAVPDANTAVATTPAREAVTA
- a CDS encoding D-alanine--D-alanine ligase; the encoded protein is MSKTITDPAQFGRVAVVMGGSSAEREVSLDSGRNVLAALQARGVDAHAIDGIPALLDAVRAGHFARVFNILHGGGGENGELQGALQSLRVPFTGSGVLGSALSLDKIRAKLVWQALGLPTPRFKALPRGADVHAAAREIGFPLIVKPAWEGSSVGVTRVFDEKDLDAAVELAHKYPGDLLMETLIEGGEYTVGILDRQVLATINIVPKGEYYDYNAKYIAEDTQYICPGLQGDGEREMQALSLQAFDALACSGWGRVDVMRDKQGRNWLLEVNTAPGMTSHSLVPKAAAVAGIDYQTLCWRVLETSFREGV
- the murC gene encoding UDP-N-acetylmuramate--L-alanine ligase, with amino-acid sequence MTPRRLLAHEDLMTTFRRVHFIGIGGVGMSGIAEVLHNLGYAVSGSDRANSPTAQRLAQLGIVVHVGHAAENIGDSDVVVTSSAINADNPELIAARAARIPVVPRAEMLGELMRFRRGIAIAGTHGKTTTTSLAASVLAEANYDPTFVIGGQLNAAGANARLGTGQYIVAEADESDGSFLMLSPVIAAVTNIDADHLENYNGDFALVKKAFSDFLHRLPFYGLAVLCVDDPEVAELAKSTTRRVLSYGIDTPDADVRASNLSQHGFEMHFDLWLPGRNEALHIKLNLPGRHNVLNALAAATIGWQLGVEAKAIAHALEHFQGVGRRFHRRGEIALDHGKVLLVDDYGHHPRELAAVFEAARGGWPDRRLVVGFQPHRYSRTRDLLDDFANVLAEADVLVLTDVYPAGEAPIAGADGRALARAVRARGKVDPVLIDHPRELKTTLPALLRDGDLLLLLGAGDIGAAAVELAQAGQLKTSKP
- the murG gene encoding undecaprenyldiphospho-muramoylpentapeptide beta-N-acetylglucosaminyltransferase; the protein is MSAQAPVLIMAGGTGGHIFPGLAVAEALQAQGVPVVWLGAEGGMETKVVPVHGIELITVPVGGLRGKGIKTRLLAPLMLARALLASLSVLRRVKPRSVLSMGGYVAGPGGVAARLTRRPLLVHEQNRVAGFTNRKLAGFAQRVLAGFSDALPGAEWVGNPVRGAIAGLPAPRERMAARRSRPRLLVLGGSLGARALNLALPQALSLLAPGQRPEVLHQCGNRGIDEARAAYAKAGVDAQIVPFIEDMAGTYAWADLAVCRAGALTLAELTAAGLGAVLVPFPYAVDDHQTRNAEALVAAGAAELMQERDLDVQQLAQRLEALLGNRDQLVAMAEAARTLAKPDAAAVIARACMEVRA
- a CDS encoding cell division protein FtsQ/DivIB; its protein translation is MRGTIRLVAWCLAIALVALPIVGVLRGWFAANRWPVTQLTVQAEFKHVTQDELRQAVMPRLGKGFFALDLDGVQKAVAALPWVESVEARKRWPDTLILRIYERQPFARWNEKQLISRQGLVFDVPDVTANTDLPDLRGPDARLAEVVSFYAETQKAFTNTHLKITGVALTERGSWSLTTSNGAQIVLGDRDQAGRRLRRFLDVYPQLMAGHTDGFAYADLRYTNGFAVRWPPQANAVNAGGTPRT